The Cronobacter sakazakii genome has a window encoding:
- the ypfH gene encoding esterase encodes MRHDHFVVQSPELPARQLLLLFHGVGDNPVAMGEIGSYFAPLFPDALVVSVGGPAPSGPAPGREWFSVQGVSESNRQQRVDEIMPTFIDTVRHWQRESGVSPAATALIGFSQGAIMVLEGVKAAPGLASRVIAFNGRFAELPTSATTATTVHLIHGEDDEVIDSRYAQAAADALLRAGGDVTLDIVEDLGHAIDNRSMQLALDHLRYTVPKHYFDEALSGGKPGDDDVIQMM; translated from the coding sequence ATGAGACATGATCATTTTGTGGTTCAGAGCCCTGAACTGCCTGCCAGACAACTGCTGCTGCTGTTCCACGGCGTCGGGGATAACCCGGTGGCGATGGGCGAGATAGGCAGCTATTTCGCGCCGCTGTTCCCGGATGCGCTGGTGGTCAGCGTCGGCGGGCCTGCGCCGAGCGGTCCGGCACCCGGCAGAGAGTGGTTTTCCGTGCAGGGCGTCAGCGAATCCAACCGCCAGCAGCGGGTGGATGAAATTATGCCGACGTTTATCGACACCGTGCGCCACTGGCAGCGCGAAAGTGGCGTTAGCCCGGCCGCCACGGCGCTGATCGGCTTTTCGCAGGGCGCGATCATGGTGTTGGAAGGGGTGAAAGCCGCGCCTGGTCTGGCTTCTCGCGTTATTGCGTTTAACGGGCGCTTTGCTGAGTTGCCGACGTCGGCGACAACCGCCACCACGGTGCATCTGATCCACGGCGAAGACGATGAAGTAATCGATTCCCGCTACGCTCAGGCGGCGGCGGATGCGCTGCTGCGCGCCGGTGGCGACGTCACGCTCGATATCGTTGAAGATCTTGGGCATGCGATCGATAACCGCAGCATGCAATTAGCACTCGATCATCTGCGCTATACCGTGCCGAAGCACTATTTTGATGAGGCGTTAAGCGGCGGTAAGCCTGGCGATGACGATGTGATTCAGATGATGTAA
- a CDS encoding YpfN family protein yields MEWLGKYWWVLVLVFLLGVLLNVIKDLKRVDHKKFMDNRPELPPHRDFNDKWDDEDDWPKKK; encoded by the coding sequence ATGGAATGGCTTGGAAAATATTGGTGGGTGCTGGTGCTGGTGTTTCTGCTCGGCGTCCTGCTGAACGTGATTAAAGATTTAAAACGGGTGGATCATAAGAAGTTTATGGACAACCGCCCGGAACTGCCGCCCCACCGCGATTTTAACGATAAGTGGGACGACGAAGACGACTGGCCGAAGAAGAAGTAA
- the dapE gene encoding succinyl-diaminopimelate desuccinylase, translated as MSCPVIELTQQLIRRPSLSPDDAGCQALLIERLQAVGFTVEPMNIGDTQNFWAWRGTGETLAFAGHTDVVPAGDVERWINPPFEPTIRDGMLFGRGAADMKGSLAAMVVAAERFVAQHPHHRGRLAFLITSDEEASATNGTVKVVEALMARGERLDYCLVGEPSSSEVVGDVVKNGRRGSLTCNLTIHGVQGHVAYPHLADNPVHRAAPMLNELVGIEWDRGNEFFPPTSMQIANIQAGTDSNNVIPGDLHVQFNFRFSTELTDEMIKQRVVALLEKYQLRYTLDWWLSGQPFLTARGKLVDAVVNAVHHYNEIKPQLLTTGGTSDGRFIARMGAQVVELGPVNATIHKINECVKASDLQLLARMYQRIMEQLVA; from the coding sequence ATGTCTTGCCCGGTTATTGAGCTGACGCAGCAGCTAATTCGTCGCCCTTCTCTGAGCCCCGATGACGCGGGCTGTCAGGCGCTGCTGATTGAGCGGCTGCAGGCCGTAGGGTTTACGGTTGAGCCGATGAATATCGGCGACACGCAGAATTTCTGGGCATGGCGCGGCACCGGCGAGACGCTGGCCTTCGCGGGGCATACCGATGTGGTGCCGGCGGGCGATGTCGAGCGCTGGATCAATCCGCCGTTTGAGCCGACCATTCGTGACGGGATGCTGTTTGGCCGCGGCGCGGCGGACATGAAAGGCTCGCTGGCGGCGATGGTGGTGGCGGCGGAGCGTTTTGTCGCGCAGCATCCGCATCATCGCGGGCGTCTGGCGTTTCTGATCACCTCTGATGAAGAGGCGAGTGCCACCAACGGCACCGTGAAAGTGGTCGAAGCGCTGATGGCGCGCGGCGAACGTCTCGATTATTGCCTGGTGGGCGAGCCCTCCAGCAGCGAAGTGGTCGGCGATGTGGTGAAGAATGGCCGTCGCGGCTCGCTCACCTGCAACCTGACCATTCACGGCGTGCAGGGCCACGTGGCATATCCGCATCTGGCGGATAACCCGGTACATCGCGCCGCGCCGATGCTCAATGAGCTGGTCGGTATCGAGTGGGATCGCGGCAATGAATTTTTCCCGCCCACCAGCATGCAGATCGCCAATATTCAGGCAGGCACCGACAGCAATAACGTGATTCCGGGCGATCTCCACGTACAGTTTAACTTCCGCTTCAGCACCGAGCTGACCGACGAGATGATTAAACAGCGCGTGGTGGCGCTACTGGAGAAATATCAGCTGCGCTACACGCTGGACTGGTGGCTCTCCGGCCAGCCGTTCTTAACCGCGCGCGGTAAACTGGTCGATGCGGTGGTGAACGCCGTTCACCACTATAATGAAATTAAACCGCAGCTGCTGACCACCGGCGGCACGTCCGACGGGCGCTTTATCGCCCGCATGGGCGCGCAGGTGGTGGAGCTTGGGCCGGTCAACGCGACGATTCACAAAATCAACGAATGCGTGAAAGCGTCCGACCTGCAGCTGCTGGCCCGTATGTATCAACGCATTATGGAGCAGCTCGTCGCCTGA
- a CDS encoding ArsC family reductase, which yields MVVMYGIKNCDTIKKARRWLENNHVDYQFHDYRTDGLDAQMMHKFIAELSWEALLNTRGTTWRKLDEAQRAAITDADSAAALMLEMPAIIKRPLLCAPGKPMLLGFSESTYQHYFNEV from the coding sequence ATGGTCGTGATGTACGGCATTAAAAACTGCGACACCATTAAAAAAGCCCGCCGCTGGCTTGAAAATAATCACGTCGATTATCAATTTCACGACTACCGTACCGACGGCCTTGATGCACAAATGATGCATAAATTTATCGCTGAGCTGAGCTGGGAGGCGCTGCTGAATACCCGCGGCACCACCTGGCGTAAACTCGACGAGGCGCAACGCGCGGCAATTACCGACGCCGACAGCGCGGCCGCGCTGATGCTGGAAATGCCGGCAATCATCAAACGACCATTGCTCTGCGCGCCGGGTAAGCCTATGCTGCTTGGTTTCAGTGAATCCACCTACCAGCACTATTTTAACGAGGTCTAG